One Kineococcus aurantiacus genomic window carries:
- a CDS encoding phosphoribosyl-ATP diphosphatase: protein MKTFDALFAELSDKALTRPAGSGTVLELDAGVHAIGKKVVEEAAEVWMAAEHESGERTAEEISQLLYHLQVLMIARGLTLDDVYAHL, encoded by the coding sequence GTGAAGACCTTCGACGCCCTGTTCGCCGAGCTGAGCGACAAGGCGCTGACCCGGCCCGCGGGCTCGGGGACGGTGCTGGAACTGGACGCCGGCGTCCACGCCATCGGCAAGAAGGTCGTCGAGGAGGCGGCCGAGGTGTGGATGGCCGCGGAGCACGAGTCGGGGGAGCGCACCGCCGAGGAGATCTCGCAGCTGCTGTACCACCTGCAGGTCCTGATGATCGCCCGCGGTCTGACCCTCGACGACGTGTACGCCCACCTGTGA
- the ribH gene encoding 6,7-dimethyl-8-ribityllumazine synthase gives MSGDGSPEITVDGSGLRVALVAARWHAEVMDGLLEGARRALTASGVTDVTEVRVPGAFELPVAASRLARQGFDAVVALGVVIRGGTPHFEYVCDAATAGLTQVAVSTGVPVGFGVLTVDNEAQALHRAGLRGSREDKGAEAVEAALETVVALRDVAPLPLG, from the coding sequence GTGAGCGGGGACGGAAGCCCGGAGATCACCGTCGACGGCAGCGGGCTGCGGGTGGCGCTGGTCGCCGCGCGCTGGCACGCCGAGGTCATGGACGGACTGCTGGAGGGGGCCCGGCGCGCGCTGACCGCCTCGGGGGTCACCGACGTCACGGAGGTGCGCGTCCCGGGCGCCTTCGAGCTGCCCGTCGCCGCGTCCCGGCTGGCCCGGCAAGGCTTCGACGCCGTCGTGGCGCTCGGCGTCGTCATCCGCGGCGGCACCCCGCACTTCGAGTACGTCTGCGACGCCGCCACCGCGGGCCTGACCCAGGTCGCGGTCAGCACCGGCGTCCCCGTCGGCTTCGGCGTCCTCACCGTCGACAACGAGGCCCAGGCGCTGCACCGCGCCGGGCTGCGGGGCTCGCGCGAGGACAAGGGCGCCGAGGCCGTGGAGGCGGCGCTGGAGACCGTGGTGGCCCTGCGCGACGTCGCGCCCCTGCCGCTCGGCTGA
- a CDS encoding riboflavin synthase, which translates to MFTGIVEEIGEVVAVEFGSESARLTVRGPVVVSDAVHGASIAVDGVCLTVVDQPEPGTFTVDVMQESLRRSSLHDVAPGRRVNLERAMAAHGRLGGHIVQGHVDGTGTLLARTPGEAWEVVRFAIPADLARYVVEKGSITIDGTSLTVSAVSAAGEPDPWLEVSLIPATLELTVLGTKQPGAQVNLEVDVLAKYVERLGAFDRIGAGA; encoded by the coding sequence GTGTTCACCGGAATCGTGGAAGAGATCGGCGAGGTCGTCGCCGTGGAGTTCGGGTCGGAGTCGGCGCGGCTGACCGTGCGCGGACCCGTCGTGGTCTCCGACGCCGTGCACGGCGCGTCCATCGCCGTCGACGGCGTCTGCCTCACCGTCGTCGACCAGCCCGAACCGGGCACCTTCACCGTCGACGTCATGCAGGAGTCGTTGCGGCGCAGCTCGTTGCACGACGTCGCCCCCGGGCGCCGGGTCAACCTCGAACGCGCCATGGCCGCGCACGGCCGCCTCGGCGGCCACATCGTGCAGGGCCACGTCGACGGCACCGGCACCCTCCTCGCGCGCACCCCGGGGGAGGCGTGGGAGGTCGTGCGGTTCGCGATCCCCGCCGACCTGGCCCGCTACGTCGTGGAGAAGGGGTCCATCACGATCGACGGCACCTCGCTGACCGTCTCGGCCGTCAGCGCCGCGGGGGAGCCCGACCCGTGGCTGGAGGTCTCGCTCATCCCCGCGACCCTCGAGCTGACCGTGCTGGGCACCAAGCAGCCCGGCGCGCAGGTCAACCTCGAGGTGGACGTCCTGGCGAAGTACGTCGAGCGGCTGGGCGCGTTCGACCGGATCGGAGCGGGGGCGTGA
- the rpe gene encoding ribulose-phosphate 3-epimerase, whose protein sequence is MPQDREPRINPSILSADFANLQAELARISTADAAHVDVMDGHFVPNLTLGLPIVEALQRVSPVPLDCHLMIEDPDRWAPAYAEAGAAGVTFHAEAATAPVKLAREIRKAGGRAGIALRPATPLEPYVDLLGEFDMVLVMTVEPGFGGQSFLDVTLPKIRRARAAIGDSGFDVRLQVDGGVSASTIERAAEAGADVFVAGSAVYGAADAAAAIGELRRLAAAGCRH, encoded by the coding sequence GTGCCCCAGGACCGCGAACCGCGCATCAACCCGTCCATCCTGTCCGCCGACTTCGCCAACCTCCAGGCGGAACTGGCGCGGATCTCCACCGCCGACGCCGCCCACGTCGACGTCATGGACGGGCACTTCGTGCCGAACCTCACCCTGGGCCTGCCGATCGTCGAGGCGCTGCAACGGGTCTCGCCGGTCCCGCTGGACTGCCACCTCATGATCGAGGACCCCGACCGCTGGGCGCCGGCCTACGCCGAGGCCGGGGCCGCCGGGGTCACGTTCCACGCCGAGGCCGCCACCGCCCCCGTGAAGCTGGCGCGCGAGATCCGGAAGGCGGGGGGCCGGGCCGGGATCGCGCTGCGGCCGGCGACCCCGCTGGAGCCGTACGTGGACCTGCTCGGCGAGTTCGACATGGTCCTCGTCATGACCGTCGAGCCCGGGTTCGGCGGCCAGAGCTTCCTGGACGTCACGCTGCCGAAGATCCGCCGCGCCCGCGCCGCCATCGGCGACTCCGGCTTCGACGTCCGGCTGCAGGTCGACGGCGGGGTCTCGGCGAGCACGATCGAGCGCGCCGCCGAGGCCGGGGCCGACGTGTTCGTGGCCGGTTCGGCCGTCTACGGGGCGGCCGACGCCGCCGCCGCCATCGGTGAGCTGCGCCGGCTCGCGGCCGCCGGCTGCCGGCACTGA
- a CDS encoding type II toxin-antitoxin system death-on-curing family toxin has protein sequence MIHPTRYLTVGDVVRFTRIFPDGPYDVRDAGLLALAVERPRLQVLGQDAYPDLTRKAAALLHSIVRTRPLVDGNERTALLAALAMLHLNGTGVGATSPRAGLALTRDVAEGALDDVPEIAARLEALVNRLSD, from the coding sequence GTGATCCACCCCACCCGCTACCTGACGGTCGGCGACGTCGTCCGCTTCACCCGCATCTTCCCCGACGGCCCCTACGACGTGCGCGACGCCGGGCTGCTCGCCCTGGCCGTCGAGCGCCCGCGGCTGCAGGTCCTGGGCCAGGACGCCTACCCCGACCTGACCCGCAAGGCCGCGGCCCTGCTGCACTCCATCGTGCGCACCCGCCCCCTGGTCGACGGCAACGAGCGCACGGCCCTGCTGGCGGCCCTGGCGATGCTGCACCTCAACGGCACGGGCGTCGGCGCGACGTCCCCCCGGGCCGGCCTGGCGCTGACCCGCGACGTCGCCGAGGGGGCCCTCGACGACGTCCCGGAGATCGCCGCGCGCCTGGAGGCGCTGGTGAACCGCCTCAGCGACTGA
- a CDS encoding alpha-hydroxy-acid oxidizing protein, whose product MTWIEDLARRADAVLPDYVSAYYHSHAGDGSCDREGIADWNAFRLRPTVLRDASAQDLTSEVLGTPVAAPILVAPMAQQVGARPEGEVLTAQGAAKAGTLLGVSTNTGARFEDIAAQGAPWWYQVYVARNRDATRLLVERAAAARARALILTVDTTPLGREVPAIDPRNWPEGPRKNRTANLTAEELERFGKDTDMALDLTPDTIGWLAEVSGLPVVCKGVLTARDARRCVDAGAEGIIVSTHGGRRLGTSVTSAYALPEILAEVGGEVEVHVDSGVRGGAQAAAALALGAKAVHVGRPVMWGLAADGADGVADVLATYQAELVTTLRQMGIGSVKDLRPADVVTRVSR is encoded by the coding sequence GTGACCTGGATCGAGGACCTCGCCCGCCGCGCCGACGCCGTGCTGCCGGACTACGTGTCGGCCTACTACCACTCCCACGCCGGTGACGGTTCCTGCGACCGGGAGGGCATCGCCGACTGGAACGCCTTCCGCCTGCGCCCGACCGTGCTGCGCGACGCCTCCGCCCAGGACCTGACCAGCGAGGTCCTCGGCACCCCCGTCGCCGCGCCGATCCTCGTGGCGCCCATGGCCCAGCAGGTCGGGGCCCGCCCCGAGGGCGAGGTGCTCACCGCCCAGGGCGCCGCCAAGGCCGGCACCCTGCTCGGCGTCTCGACGAACACCGGGGCCCGCTTCGAGGACATCGCCGCCCAGGGCGCCCCCTGGTGGTACCAGGTCTACGTCGCCCGCAACCGGGACGCGACCCGCCTGCTCGTCGAGCGCGCCGCCGCGGCGCGGGCCCGCGCGCTCATCCTCACCGTCGACACCACCCCGCTGGGGCGCGAGGTCCCCGCCATCGACCCGCGCAACTGGCCCGAGGGCCCGCGCAAGAACCGCACCGCCAACCTCACCGCCGAGGAGCTGGAGCGGTTCGGCAAGGACACCGACATGGCGCTGGACCTGACGCCGGACACCATCGGCTGGCTGGCCGAGGTGTCGGGGCTGCCGGTGGTGTGCAAGGGCGTGCTGACCGCCCGCGACGCCCGCCGCTGCGTCGACGCCGGGGCCGAGGGCATCATCGTGTCCACCCACGGCGGCCGCCGCCTGGGCACGTCGGTGACGTCGGCGTACGCGCTGCCGGAGATCCTCGCCGAGGTCGGCGGCGAGGTGGAGGTCCACGTCGACTCCGGCGTGCGCGGCGGCGCGCAGGCCGCGGCGGCGCTCGCGCTGGGGGCCAAGGCCGTGCACGTGGGCCGCCCCGTCATGTGGGGGCTGGCCGCCGACGGCGCCGACGGGGTCGCCGACGTGCTGGCGACCTACCAGGCCGAGCTGGTGACGACGCTGCGGCAGATGGGGATCGGGTCGGTCAAGGACCTGCGCCCGGCCGACGTCGTGACGCGCGTCAGTCGCTGA
- a CDS encoding isocitrate lyase/phosphoenolpyruvate mutase family protein — translation MNSAEKAARLRQLHEDPELLVLVNVWDAVSATVVAGEPQTKALATAGHSIAATFGYGDGEQIPLDLALFLVERIVVAAGDLPVSADLDGGFGDAGETVRKAIGVGVVGANVEDRLRPLAESVARVEAIVAAGEAEGVPFVLNARTDALARGGDRGRDVWLPDAIERGKAYLDAGATTVFVPGPLDEAAVTELVAAFGPQKLSVIGFPGVPDQARLAELGVARITYGPLTQRVALTALQDAARAIYAGGGIPEGTRPLN, via the coding sequence GTGAACTCCGCTGAGAAGGCCGCCCGCCTGCGGCAACTGCACGAAGACCCCGAGCTGCTCGTCCTCGTCAACGTCTGGGACGCCGTGTCGGCGACCGTCGTGGCGGGGGAGCCGCAGACGAAGGCCCTGGCCACCGCCGGGCACTCCATCGCCGCCACCTTCGGCTACGGCGACGGCGAGCAGATCCCGCTCGACCTCGCGCTGTTCCTCGTGGAGCGCATCGTCGTGGCGGCCGGGGACCTGCCCGTCTCGGCCGACCTCGACGGCGGCTTCGGCGACGCCGGCGAGACCGTCCGCAAGGCCATCGGCGTCGGCGTCGTCGGCGCCAACGTCGAGGACCGGCTGCGCCCGCTGGCCGAGTCCGTCGCCCGCGTGGAGGCCATCGTGGCGGCCGGGGAGGCCGAGGGCGTCCCGTTCGTCCTCAACGCCCGCACCGACGCCCTGGCCCGTGGCGGCGACCGCGGCCGCGACGTCTGGCTGCCCGACGCGATCGAGCGCGGCAAGGCCTACCTCGACGCCGGCGCCACCACCGTCTTCGTCCCCGGTCCCCTCGACGAGGCCGCCGTCACCGAGCTCGTCGCGGCGTTCGGCCCGCAGAAGCTGTCGGTCATCGGTTTCCCCGGCGTGCCCGACCAGGCGCGCCTGGCCGAGCTCGGCGTCGCCCGCATCACCTACGGCCCGCTGACCCAGCGCGTCGCCCTGACGGCGCTGCAGGACGCGGCCCGCGCGATCTACGCCGGTGGCGGCATCCCCGAGGGCACCCGTCCGCTGAACTGA
- a CDS encoding transcription antitermination factor NusB translates to MTGRSIPGQSTARRGVKQDRFTRVDESRKVAYEVLRAVSAEDAYANLVLPKLLRAKRLNGRDAAFATELAYGVLRGRGTYDALLATLVDRPLADLDAGVVDVLRMGLHQLLAMRVPDHAAVATSVALARNVLGGGPSGLVNAVLRKASGRDLDAWVAEVAPTDSDADLAVRYSHPEWVLRSLREALRAHGHDPAELADLLRADNTPAHVALTALPGLSTPGDLVGRDAHLEIGTGRWAPTAAHVVHGDPGKLAAVRTGRARVQDEGSQLVALVLAAADVEGRDERWLDLCAGPGGKAALLAATAAGRGATLTAVEVAAHRAELVRQALSAVPGLADVRVGDGREVGADEPGEYDRVLVDAPCTGLGALRRRPEARWRRTPADLGSLAPLQRELLASALDAVRPGGVVAYATCSPVLSETRLVVDDAVKAAAKRGVVVERLDTPAVLDRVVPGMPAAAAGPAVQLWPHTHGTDAMHVALLRRVG, encoded by the coding sequence GTGACCGGCCGGAGCATCCCGGGGCAGAGCACCGCGCGCCGCGGCGTCAAGCAGGACCGCTTCACGCGCGTCGACGAGAGCCGCAAGGTCGCCTACGAGGTGCTGCGCGCGGTGTCCGCCGAGGACGCCTACGCCAACCTGGTGCTGCCGAAGCTGCTGCGCGCCAAGCGGTTGAACGGCCGTGACGCCGCCTTCGCGACCGAACTGGCCTACGGCGTGCTGCGCGGGCGGGGCACCTACGACGCCCTCCTGGCCACCCTCGTCGACCGGCCGCTGGCCGACCTCGACGCCGGCGTCGTCGACGTCCTGCGGATGGGCCTGCACCAGCTCCTGGCCATGCGCGTGCCCGACCACGCCGCCGTCGCCACCAGCGTCGCCCTGGCCCGCAACGTCCTCGGCGGCGGGCCGTCGGGCCTGGTCAACGCCGTGCTGCGCAAGGCCTCCGGCCGCGACCTGGACGCCTGGGTCGCCGAGGTGGCCCCCACGGACTCCGACGCCGACCTCGCCGTCCGGTACTCCCACCCCGAGTGGGTGCTGCGCAGCCTGCGCGAGGCCCTGCGCGCCCACGGCCACGACCCGGCCGAGCTGGCGGACCTGCTGCGCGCCGACAACACCCCCGCGCACGTGGCGCTCACCGCCCTGCCGGGCCTGTCGACCCCCGGGGACCTCGTGGGGCGCGACGCGCACCTGGAGATCGGCACGGGCCGCTGGGCCCCCACCGCGGCGCACGTCGTGCACGGCGACCCGGGCAAGCTCGCCGCCGTCCGCACCGGTCGCGCCCGCGTGCAGGACGAGGGGTCGCAGCTCGTCGCCCTCGTGCTGGCCGCCGCCGACGTCGAGGGCCGCGACGAGCGCTGGCTCGACCTGTGCGCCGGTCCTGGCGGCAAGGCCGCGCTGCTGGCCGCCACCGCGGCCGGCCGCGGCGCGACCCTGACCGCCGTCGAGGTCGCCGCCCACCGCGCCGAGCTCGTGCGCCAGGCGCTGAGCGCCGTCCCGGGCCTGGCCGACGTCCGCGTCGGCGACGGCCGCGAGGTCGGCGCCGACGAGCCGGGGGAGTACGACCGCGTGCTCGTCGACGCCCCCTGCACGGGCCTGGGTGCCCTGCGCCGCCGTCCCGAGGCCCGCTGGCGGCGCACCCCCGCCGACCTCGGCTCGCTCGCCCCGCTGCAGCGCGAGCTGCTCGCCTCGGCGCTGGACGCCGTGCGCCCCGGCGGGGTCGTCGCCTACGCCACGTGCTCGCCCGTCCTGAGCGAGACCCGGCTCGTCGTGGACGACGCCGTGAAGGCCGCGGCCAAGCGCGGCGTCGTCGTCGAACGCCTCGACACCCCGGCCGTCCTGGACCGCGTCGTGCCGGGGATGCCCGCGGCCGCGGCCGGTCCAGCGGTGCAGCTGTGGCCGCACACGCACGGGACCGACGCCATGCACGTGGCGCTGCTGCGCCGCGTCGGCTGA
- the fmt gene encoding methionyl-tRNA formyltransferase, which produces MRLVVAGTPDVAVPALDALLASRHEVVAVLTRPDAPAGRGRKHVASPVAQRAREAGLPVLQPARPRGEEFLAQLRDLAPDACPVVAYGALVPREALDVPRFGWLNLHFSLLPAWRGAAPVQRAVMHGDDVTGACVFELEEGLDTGPVYARFTEPVGARDTSGDLLGRLAVTGARTLVDVLDALEDGTAVKVPQTGDVSLAPKITVEEARVDWTRTAAEVDRHVRGCTPDPGAWTTFRGERFKLAPVTPTPEDLPAGRVLVERKRVLVGTGAGSVELGPVQPAGKKLMGATDWARGTRLQPGEEFA; this is translated from the coding sequence GTGCGCCTCGTCGTCGCCGGAACACCCGACGTCGCCGTCCCCGCGCTCGACGCGCTGCTGGCCAGCCGGCACGAGGTCGTGGCCGTCCTGACCCGTCCCGACGCCCCTGCGGGACGGGGCCGCAAGCACGTCGCCTCGCCGGTCGCCCAGCGCGCCCGCGAGGCCGGGCTGCCCGTCCTGCAACCGGCCAGGCCCCGCGGGGAGGAGTTCCTCGCCCAGCTGCGGGACCTGGCCCCGGACGCGTGCCCCGTCGTCGCCTACGGCGCGCTCGTGCCGCGCGAGGCCCTCGACGTGCCCCGGTTCGGCTGGCTGAACCTGCACTTCTCGCTGCTGCCGGCCTGGCGCGGGGCCGCCCCCGTCCAGCGCGCCGTCATGCACGGCGACGACGTCACCGGCGCCTGCGTCTTCGAGCTGGAGGAGGGGCTGGACACCGGGCCCGTCTACGCGCGGTTCACCGAGCCCGTCGGGGCGCGGGACACCTCCGGGGACCTGCTGGGCCGGCTCGCCGTGACCGGCGCCCGGACCCTCGTGGACGTCCTCGACGCCCTGGAGGACGGCACGGCCGTGAAGGTGCCGCAGACCGGTGACGTGAGCCTGGCCCCGAAGATCACCGTCGAGGAGGCCCGCGTCGACTGGACGCGCACCGCCGCCGAGGTCGACCGGCACGTGCGCGGGTGCACCCCCGACCCCGGCGCGTGGACCACGTTCCGCGGCGAGCGGTTCAAGCTCGCCCCCGTGACGCCGACGCCCGAGGACCTGCCCGCGGGCCGCGTCCTGGTCGAGAGGAAGCGGGTCCTCGTGGGCACCGGGGCGGGCTCGGTCGAGCTCGGCCCGGTCCAGCCCGCGGGCAAGAAGCTGATGGGCGCGACCGACTGGGCGCGCGGGACCCGGCTGCAGCCGGGGGAGGAGTTCGCGTGA
- the def gene encoding peptide deformylase → MAIQPIRLFGDPVLRQRAQEVTTFDKELRQLVKDLEETMLAAPGAGLAAPQLGVSLRVFTYHADGELGHLVNPVLELSEECQEGDEGCLSFPGIVADTRRSLHVVARGFDVHGEPITVTGSEYKARAIQHETDHLDGILFIDRLDKAQRKLALKAVREAEWLGLETPQVKVSPHATFGQAR, encoded by the coding sequence GTGGCGATCCAGCCCATCCGACTCTTCGGGGACCCCGTCCTGCGCCAGCGCGCGCAGGAGGTCACGACCTTCGACAAGGAGCTGCGCCAGCTCGTCAAGGACCTCGAGGAGACCATGCTCGCCGCGCCCGGCGCGGGGCTGGCCGCCCCCCAGCTGGGGGTGTCGCTGCGCGTGTTCACCTACCACGCCGACGGTGAGCTGGGGCACCTGGTCAACCCCGTCCTGGAGCTGAGCGAGGAGTGCCAGGAGGGCGACGAGGGCTGCCTGTCGTTCCCCGGGATCGTCGCCGACACCCGGCGCTCGCTGCACGTCGTGGCCAGGGGCTTCGACGTGCACGGCGAGCCGATCACCGTCACCGGCTCGGAGTACAAGGCCCGCGCCATCCAGCACGAGACCGACCACCTCGACGGGATCCTGTTCATCGACCGCCTCGACAAGGCCCAGCGCAAGCTCGCGCTCAAGGCCGTCCGCGAGGCCGAGTGGCTGGGTCTGGAGACCCCGCAGGTCAAGGTGTCCCCGCACGCCACGTTCGGTCAGGCGAGGTAG